A single window of Sphingobium sp. SCG-1 DNA harbors:
- a CDS encoding tyrosine-type recombinase/integrase, with the protein MIQKGRSIKIAGDTRAGTVADLFEAYVAYLKDAGKPSWKEAEKGLNKIADTLGRNRPARDIEPDEITAILRPIYERGKRSMADHVRSYIRSAFSWGLKSEHDYRSVSARRFRLVYNPAAGIPTEPKKVGTRWLDEDEFLRLYRWLECPDAPVHPPYTRAVRILMLTGQRVEEIARLHVDQWDAKERIIDWSKTKNGKPHAIPVPTVAAELIESITPNAHGWFFPSATDPSKPVSHGTLYSFMWRQRDREVIPYVTNRDLRRTWKTLAGKAGLSKEIRDRLQNHTLQDVSSKSYDRWNYMPEKRAAMAKWDKFVRAMLAKKRMKMAA; encoded by the coding sequence ATGATCCAGAAGGGCCGCAGCATCAAGATCGCCGGCGACACGCGGGCCGGCACCGTGGCTGATCTTTTCGAAGCGTATGTCGCCTATCTCAAGGACGCGGGAAAGCCCTCCTGGAAGGAGGCAGAAAAAGGGCTCAACAAGATTGCCGACACGCTCGGGCGGAATCGCCCTGCCCGCGACATCGAACCGGACGAGATCACGGCCATCCTCCGCCCCATCTATGAACGCGGCAAGCGCTCGATGGCGGATCATGTGCGAAGCTACATCCGATCGGCTTTCAGCTGGGGCCTGAAATCCGAGCACGACTATCGCTCGGTCTCCGCGCGTCGCTTCCGTCTGGTCTACAATCCGGCTGCGGGCATTCCGACGGAACCGAAGAAGGTCGGAACTCGCTGGCTGGACGAGGATGAGTTCCTCCGTCTTTACCGCTGGCTCGAATGCCCCGATGCCCCAGTGCATCCGCCATACACCCGCGCGGTCAGAATTCTGATGCTGACGGGGCAGCGTGTCGAGGAGATCGCACGCCTGCACGTCGATCAATGGGACGCGAAAGAACGCATCATCGACTGGTCGAAGACTAAAAACGGCAAGCCCCACGCGATCCCAGTGCCGACAGTTGCCGCGGAGCTCATCGAGTCAATCACACCCAACGCTCATGGCTGGTTCTTCCCCTCGGCAACGGATCCGTCCAAGCCAGTGAGCCACGGAACGCTCTATTCGTTCATGTGGCGCCAGCGAGATCGTGAGGTAATCCCATATGTGACAAACCGCGATCTGAGGCGGACATGGAAAACACTTGCTGGCAAAGCCGGCCTGTCCAAGGAGATTCGGGACCGCTTGCAGAACCACACTCTGCAGGACGTCAGCTCCAAGAGCTATGACCGATGGAACTACATGCCGGAGAAGCGCGCGGCGATGGCAAAATGGGATAAATTCGTCCGCGCCATGTTGGCCAAGAAGCGCATGAAGATGGCGGCATGA